In Drosophila subpulchrella strain 33 F10 #4 breed RU33 chromosome 3R, RU_Dsub_v1.1 Primary Assembly, whole genome shotgun sequence, the following are encoded in one genomic region:
- the LOC119560960 gene encoding ubiquitin-conjugating enzyme E2 H → MAKQMAVNTTSPMAGRRLLRDVNRLLASGYRTTVDDDMANLDVRFEGPLGTAYEGGVWTVNVAMPLDYPLKAPRVRFVTKILHPNIDFATGLVCMNVFKQAWSSSYDLVNIFDTFLPQLLRHPNPNDPLNHKAACMMKNSEKLFREHVIICLKMYALPVFLAPKDLVEEGLEKRSSDLSLSDLLSDDDEGDGNGNGNASTALPGAGADRVGN, encoded by the coding sequence ATGGCCAAGCAAATGGCGGTGAACACAACGTCGCCGATGGCTGGGCGGCGTCTGCTCCGCGATGTGAACCGGCTGCTGGCCTCCGGTTACCGCACCACCGTGGACGACGACATGGCCAACCTGGACGTGCGCTTCGAGGGGCCACTGGGCACCGCCTACGAGGGCGGCGTGTGGACGGTAAACGTGGCCATGCCGCTGGATTATCCGCTGAAGGCGCCGCGCGTCCGCTTCGTCACCAAGATCCTGCACCCGAACATCGACTTCGCCACGGGCCTGGTCTGCATGAATGTGTTCAAGCAGGCCTGGTCCTCTAGCTACGACCTGGTGAACATTTTCGACACCTTCCTGCCGCAGCTGCTGCGCCATCCCAATCCCAACGACCCACTGAACCACAAGGCCGCCTGCATGATGAAGAACTCGGAGAAGCTCTTCCGCGAGCACGTCATCATCTGCCTGAAGATGTACGCCCTGCCCGTATTCCTCGCGCCAAAGGACCTCGTGGAGGAGGGCCTCGAGAAGCGATCCTCGGACCTCAGCCTTTCCGATCTGCTGTCGGATGATGACGAGGGGGATGGAAACGGGAATGGGAACGCTTCCACAGCACTGCCAGGTGCTGGGGCAGATCGCGTTGGCAATTGA
- the LOC119556941 gene encoding band 7 protein AGAP004871 isoform X1 → MSDRNEEKQETRQKEFQRPSAQGAPAGRQPPPSRYIQTTEDNKDSTFEKCAVALCWFLVAITLPFSLCCCVITVREYDRLIILRLGRLRRGLRGPGLVFLLPCIDDIHRVDMRTDVVNVPPQDVLTKDSVTITVNAVVYFCIYSPIDSIIQVDNAQQATEMISQVTLRNIVGSKTLHVLLTSRQQLSREIQHAVAGITARWGVRVERVDVMDIVLPPSLERSLASEAEAVREARAKIILAEGELKASKALKEASDVMSENRITLQLRHLQILSSIASERRVRIIYPIPLEIMEPFMSGKEDTKNKKDGGEDGPGGSKDTKKIEGGGGGAESSTETRKEGGGHGGGGVLSNFFFSGKDDIKPKTKEDVRGTEPNEPGTSKSLMKVPRDEFLIDIGKDESQIVRTDEENQRPTYVAYEFERIKRSPANLNSNDASAKKTAMQSSPQRPGGLAFMDLQSYRDFLRTRR, encoded by the exons ATGAGCGATCGCAACGAGGAGAAGCAAG AAACCAGACAAAAGGAATTCCAGAGACCTTCGGCTCAAGGTGCGCCAGCAGGTCGGCAGCCTCCTCCAAGTCGGTACATTCAAACCA CTGAGGACAACAAGGACTCCACTTTTGAGAAGTGCGCCGTGGCACTTTGCTGGTTCCTTGTGGCCATAACATTGCCCTTTTCCTTATGCTGCTGTGTAATAACAGTTCGCGAATACGATCGATTAATTATCCTTCGGCTGGGTCGTCTAAG GAGGGGTCTCCGGGGACCAGGACTAGTGTTTTTGTTACCCTGCATAGATGACATCCACAGGGTGGATATGCGAACCGATGTCGTCAACGTTCCTCCACAGGACGTGCTCACCAAGGACTCGGTGACGATCACCGTGAATGCAGTGGTGTACTTTTGCATCTACAGTCCCATTGATTCGATCATCCAGGTGGACAATGCCCAGCAGGCCACAGAGATGATCTCACAGGTAACGCTGCGTAATATCGTGGGATCCAAGACGCTTCATGTCCTGCTGACCTCCAGGCAGCAACTGTCCCGGGAAATCCAACATGCCGTGGCCGGCATCACAGCTCGCTGGGGAGTTCGTGTGGAGCGTGTAGATGT GATGGATATCGTATTGCCCCCCAGCTTGGAAAGATCCCTGGCCAGCGAGGCTGAAGCTGTGCGAGAAGCTCGTGCCAAAATTATCTTGGCCGAAGGTGAGCTTAAAGCCTCGAAGGCTCTGAAGGAGGCCTCCGATGTGATGTCCGAAAACAGGATTACACTTCAG CTGAGGCATCTGCAGATCCTATCTTCGATCGCCTCGGAGCGACGTGTTAGGATCATTTACCCCATTCCTCTAGAGATAATGGAGCCCTTTATGAGTGGCAAAGAAGACACGAAAAATAAGAAAGACGGTGGTGAAGATGGCCCTGGTGGTAGCAAGGACACCAAAAAAATTGAaggaggaggtggtggtgCGGAAAGTAGCACCGAAACTCGAAAGGAGGGCGGTGGTCATGGTGGTGGCGGAGTCCTTTCTAATTTCTTCTTTAGTGGTAAGGATGATATAAAGCCAAAAACTAAAGAAGATGTTAGGGGAACGGAACCAAATGAACCTGGCACCTCAAAAAGTTTAATGAAAGTTCCAAGAGATGAATTTCTAATCGATATAGGTAAAGATGAAAGTCAGATAGTAAGGACAGATGAAGAAAATCAGAGACCTACAT ATGTCGCCTATGAGTTCGAGCGTATAAAGCGGAGTCCTGCGA ACCTTAACTCAAACGATGCCAGTGCCAAAAAGACTGCGATGCAAAGTTCACCGCAGAGACCAG GGGGCCTGGCGTTTATGGACCTGCAATCTTATCGGGACTTCCTGCGAACTCGTCGGTAA
- the LOC119556941 gene encoding mechanosensory protein 2 isoform X2, whose protein sequence is MDIVLPPSLERSLASEAEAVREARAKIILAEGELKASKALKEASDVMSENRITLQLRHLQILSSIASERRVRIIYPIPLEIMEPFMSGKEDTKNKKDGGEDGPGGSKDTKKIEGGGGGAESSTETRKEGGGHGGGGVLSNFFFSGKDDIKPKTKEDVRGTEPNEPGTSKSLMKVPRDEFLIDIGKDESQIVRTDEENQRPTYVAYEFERIKRSPANLNSNDASAKKTAMQSSPQRPGGLAFMDLQSYRDFLRTRR, encoded by the exons ATGGATATCGTATTGCCCCCCAGCTTGGAAAGATCCCTGGCCAGCGAGGCTGAAGCTGTGCGAGAAGCTCGTGCCAAAATTATCTTGGCCGAAGGTGAGCTTAAAGCCTCGAAGGCTCTGAAGGAGGCCTCCGATGTGATGTCCGAAAACAGGATTACACTTCAG CTGAGGCATCTGCAGATCCTATCTTCGATCGCCTCGGAGCGACGTGTTAGGATCATTTACCCCATTCCTCTAGAGATAATGGAGCCCTTTATGAGTGGCAAAGAAGACACGAAAAATAAGAAAGACGGTGGTGAAGATGGCCCTGGTGGTAGCAAGGACACCAAAAAAATTGAaggaggaggtggtggtgCGGAAAGTAGCACCGAAACTCGAAAGGAGGGCGGTGGTCATGGTGGTGGCGGAGTCCTTTCTAATTTCTTCTTTAGTGGTAAGGATGATATAAAGCCAAAAACTAAAGAAGATGTTAGGGGAACGGAACCAAATGAACCTGGCACCTCAAAAAGTTTAATGAAAGTTCCAAGAGATGAATTTCTAATCGATATAGGTAAAGATGAAAGTCAGATAGTAAGGACAGATGAAGAAAATCAGAGACCTACAT ATGTCGCCTATGAGTTCGAGCGTATAAAGCGGAGTCCTGCGA ACCTTAACTCAAACGATGCCAGTGCCAAAAAGACTGCGATGCAAAGTTCACCGCAGAGACCAG GGGGCCTGGCGTTTATGGACCTGCAATCTTATCGGGACTTCCTGCGAACTCGTCGGTAA
- the LOC119555237 gene encoding uncharacterized protein LOC119555237: protein MRDMPAQVGATWFTNLSDFQVQAIQALEFSIRDDHAEATVYRTQFCLNRLGVTPMVKVRMLRKLLGVCRGSDLAFLYFLLEACYKGAGFAYSERILMSAITYMDLEMTMRELDRILPPGVERLKRTKSVAPPVAATSISLPTRRVSDLRSVRSPYFTPLPKPKLPMGGAKFSSKRPRLVVTFPFWPAGERPNYKVNDESRWFAKYKFQPVKRMLFKMVGDIMGDYWCKIDATSQAEDETMPICEFHKEARRQEQLVKDAAVVRAHQQCLALVDVTSRQDDVLKKRLVAQLERDIEMYTLRWQRLRQRHHTDVVLVEDHDQLCSVGKVPTTVQVDKVKYLYQEADIGRLSTKPNLGVHVISGKDTVSRLSTVRVSDPDDDIQCPLPLPEEKKLADCPPSILGHVKRPRRVIMTQTKVGDVKPPSPCEKPPKPGRFFVGPHRHKPFVFHYHEMAPQDQNPAAKDVIRSQAIRTLRDQSCPSTEDEYNERVDPKAQVVATIVECAQNMWFGSLEAHQRNQESIKSERPTNSVIIPQPRRRTQTSIKSEKPYDFDEAVKKEPSPICGGGVENELDWAKDIKKFDPNNRNLMERLLKDGFTMLRRDPRCVFAAFPNSHKSFVMQEWIKRRYGKTYSHEEISKVIQKGLSSFVRVENQLTNAPSVKREGFSAEDTFDDFARLEAHAKKLKANYRMPLNDRILTLTRICWQALSPHLVRNSSMLKSFFAYLPVRYADMLR from the coding sequence ATGCGGGACATGCCAGCGCAGGTGGGGGCCACATGGTTCACCAATCTGTCCGACTTCCAGGTGCAGGCCATTCAGGCTTTGGAGTTCTCCATCCGGGACGATCATGCCGAGGCGACGGTGTACCGCACGCAGTTCTGCCTGAATCGTTTGGGAGTCACTCCCATGGTGAAGGTGCGGATGCTGCGAAAGTTGTTAGGTGTTTGCCGGGGCAGCGATTTGGCCTTTCTCTACTTTCTCCTGGAGGCATGCTATAAGGGAGCTGGTTTCGCCTACAGCGAAAGGATACTGATGTCGGCCATTACCTACATGGACTTGGAGATGACAATGCGCGAACTGGACCGCATCCTGCCGCCGGGAGTGGAGCGGCTGAAGAGGACAAAGTCTGTGGCTCCCCCGGTGGCAGCCACCTCAATCTCCTTGCCGACCAGGCGGGTCTCGGATCTCCGTAGTGTCCGATCGCCCTATTTTACGCCCCTGCCAAAGCCCAAATTGCCCATGGGTGGTGCCAAGTTCTCCTCTAAAAGACCCCGCCTGGTGGTCACCTTTCCCTTCTGGCCCGCTGGCGAAAGACCCAACTATAAAGTTAACGACGAAAGCCGCTGGTTTGCCAAGTACAAGTTCCAGCCGGTCAAGCGGATGCTCTTCAAGATGGTGGGCGACATCATGGGTGACTATTGGTGCAAGATAGATGCCACCTCGCAGGCGGAGGACGAGACCATGCCCATTTGCGAGTTCCACAAGGAGGCAAGGCGACAGGAGCAGTTGGTCAAAGATGCCGCCGTGGTCAGGGCACATCAACAATGTCTGGCCCTGGTGGACGTGACTTCGCGCCAGGATGATGTCCTCAAAAAACGCTTGGTGGCTCAGCTGGAAAGGGACATTGAGATGTACACCCTGCGATGGCAACGACTTCGCCAGCGCCATCACACGGATGTCGTTTTAGTGGAGGATCACGATCAGCTGTGCTCGGTGGGCAAGGTGCCCACTACTGTCCAAGTGGACAAGGTAAAATACCTCTACCAGGAGGCGGACATCGGGCGACTGAGTACCAAGCCCAATCTGGGTGTCCATGTGATTAGCGGCAAGGACACCGTGAGTCGTTTGAGCACAGTACGCGTCTCGGATCCAGATGATGACATCCAATGTCCATTGCCCCTGCCAGAGGAGAAGAAGCTGGCCGACTGTCCACCATCTATTCTTGGACATGTCAAACGACCGCGCAGGGTGATCATGACGCAGACAAAGGTCGGTGATGTGAAGCCACCATCGCCCTGCGAGAAGCCTCCCAAGCCAGGACGCTTCTTTGTGGGCCCTCATCGGCACAAGCCCTTTGTGTTCCATTACCACGAGATGGCCCCGCAGGATCAGAATCCCGCAGCTAAGGATGTGATACGCAGCCAGGCTATAAGAACCCTGAGAGATCAGAGTTGCCCCTCCACCGAGGATGAGTACAACGAACGGGTGGATCCCAAAGCCCAAGTGGTGGCTACCATCGTTGAGTGCGCCCAGAACATGTGGTTCGGCTCCCTGGAGGCCCATCAACGGAATCAGGAGTCTATAAAATCCGAAAGGCCAACTAATTCGGTTATTATTCCTCAGCCCCGTAGACGCACCCAGACTTCCATAAAATCGGAAAAACCATATGATTTTGATGAGGCGGTAAAGAAAGAACCTTCCCCGATCTGCGGCGGTGGAGTGGAGAATGAGCTGGACTGGGCCAAGGACATCAAGAAATTTGATCCCAATAACAGAAATTTAATGGAACGCCTTCTGAAGGATGGATTTACTATGCTGCGACGGGATCCACGTTGCGTCTTCGCCGCTTTTCCCAATTCCCACAAATCCTTTGTGATGCAGGAATGGATAAAGCGACGGTATGGAAAGACCTACAGCCACGAGGAGATCAGCAAGGTGATCCAAAAGGGACTGAGCTCCTTTGTGCGCGTCGAGAACCAACTGACCAATGCACCCAGTGTGAAGCGTGAAGGATTCTCGGCCGAGGACACCTTCGACGACTTTGCCCGCCTGGAGGCGCATGCCAAGAAGTTAAAGGCCAACTACCGAATGCCACTCAACGACAGAATCCTGACCCTCACCCGCATCTGCTGGCAGGCCCTGAGTCCCCACCTGGTCAGAAACTCCTCCATGCTGAAGAGTTTCTTTGCCTATCTGCCAGTTCGTTACGCAGATATGCTGAGATAG